The following are encoded together in the Phaseolus vulgaris cultivar G19833 chromosome 9, P. vulgaris v2.0, whole genome shotgun sequence genome:
- the LOC137821215 gene encoding potassium transporter 11-like isoform X1: MASTEFDEDGDNRGGMWVLEQRIDQPMDEEAERLKNMYREKKFSTLLLLRLAYQSLGVVYGDLGTSPLYVFYNTFPHGVDNQEQVMGALSLIIYSLTLVPLLKYVLIVLRANDNGQGGTLALYSLLCRHANIRTIPNQHRTDEELTTYSRSTIREKSFAAKTKRWLEEQAYYKDIILILALVGTCMVIGDGILTPAISVLSAVGGIKVNHADLSNEVVVLVAVVILVGLFSMQHYGTDRVGWLFAPVVLLWFLLIGGIGIFNICKYDSSVLKAFSPVYIYRYLRRGGKDGWTSLGGILLSITGTEALFADLAHFPVSSVQIAFTLLVFPCLLLAYSGQAAYLMHNLDHSQDAFYRSIPDKIYWPVFVVATAAAIVASQATISATFSIIKQANAHGCFPRIKVVHTSKKFLGQIYIPDINWILMILCIAVTAGFKNQSQIGNAYGTAVVLVMLVTTLLMILIMILVWRCHWILVVVFTGLSLIVECTYFSAVLFKVDQGGWAPLAIAGAFLLIMYVWHYGTVKRYEFEMHSKVSMTWILGLGPSLGLVRVPGIGLVYTELASGVPHIFSHFITNLPAIHSVVVFVCVKYLPVYTVPEDERFLVKRIGPKNFHMFRCVARYGYKDLHKKDEDFEKKLFHNLFVFVKLESMMEGCSDSDDYSLYEQQTEREGLLLNNNANTASLNMDPTVSSVDSIVSVTSPSHLNATVRSSGHVSSQTEVDEVEFLNSCREAGVVHILGNTVVRASRDSRFYKKIAVDYVYAFLRKICRENSVIFNVPHESLLNVGQVFYV, encoded by the exons ATGGCTTCAACTGAGTTTGATGAAGACGGTGATAACAGAGGCGGTATGTGGGTTTTGGAACAGAGGATTGACCAGCCAATGGATGAAGAAGCTGAACGGCTCAAAAACATGTACAGAGAAAAA AAATTTTCTACACTGTTACTTCTGCGGCTTGCATATCAGAGTCTTGGTGTAGTCTATGGAGATTTGGGCACTTCCCCCTTGTACGTTTTCTATAATACATTTCCTCATGGAGTTGACAACCAGGAGCAAGTGATGGGAGCTCTTTCTTTGATTATATACTCTCTTACTCTGGTGCCGCTGCTCAAATATGTTCTTATTGTACTACGAGCTAATGATAATGGTCAAG GTGGAACATTGGCTCTTTATTCCTTGCTCTGTCGACATGCAAATATTAGAACCATTCCCAACCAGCATCGTACGGATGAAGAGCTAACAACATATAGTCGGTCTACCATCCGTGAAAAGTCATTTGCTGCAAAAACCAAGAGATGGTTAGAGGAACAAGCTTATTATAAAGATATCATTCTTATTCTTGCCCTTGTTGGTACCTGCATGGTGATTGGAGATGGTATTCTTACCCCAGCTATATCTG TTTTATCTGCGGTTGGTGGCATCAAGGTAAATCACGCAGATTTGAGTAACG AAGTAGTGGTGCTGGTTGCTGTTGTTATACTAGTTGGGTTATTCAGCATGCAACATTACGGAACAGATAGAGTTGGTTGGCTCTTCGCTCCAGTTGTCCTTCTTTGGTTTCTCCTAATTGGAGGCATAGGCATCTTCAACATCTGTAAATATGACAGCAGTGTTCTAAAAGCTTTTTCACCAGTGTATATATACCGCTATCTAAGACGAGGAGGTAAAGATGGTTGGACTTCCCTTGGTGGAATTTTGCTCAGCATAACAG GGACAGAGGCTCTTTTTGCTGACTTAGCCCACTTTCCAGTCTCTTCTGTACAGATTGCATTTACTCTCCTAGTGTTTCCTTGCCTTCTTTTAGCCTACTCTGGACAAGCTGCTTACCTTATGCATAACTTGGACCATTCACAAGATGCGTTTTATCGTTCTATTCCAG ACAAAATATACTGGCCAGTATTTGTTGTTGCAACAGCAGCAGCTATAGTTGCAAGCCAGGCCACAATATCTGCAACCTTCTCAATTATTAAGCAAGCCAATGCTCATGGATGTTTCCCGAGAATAAAAGTTGTTCATACATCAAAGAAGTTCCTTGGCCAGATATACATTCCAGATATCAATTGGATCCTTATGATTCTATGCATTGCTGTTACAGCTGGGTTTAAAAATCAGAGTCAAATTGGAAATGCATATG GTACTGCAGTTGTACTAGTGATGCTGGTTACAACATTGCTTATGATTTTAATCATGATATTAGTGTGGCGCTGCCATTGGATTCTGGTTGTGGTGTTCACTGGCTTATCACTGATTGTGGAATGCACATACTTCTCTGCTGTACTCTTCAAAGTTGATCAAGGTGGATGGGCTCCCCTTGCAATTGCTGGAGCATTTCTTCTGATCATGTATGTATGGCATTATGGCACAGTGAAACGCTATGAGTTTGAAATGCACAGTAAGGTGTCAATGACATGGATTCTTGGACTTGGACCAAGTTTAGGACTTGTTCGTGTACCAGGAATAGGCCTGGTATACACAGAGCTTGCAAGTGGAGTACCCCACATATTTTCTCACTTCATCACAAACCTACCAGCCATCCATTCTGTTGTTGTTTTTGTATGTGTGAAGTATCTTCCTGTCTACACTGTCCCAGAAGATGAAAGGTTCCTTGTCAAGAGAATTGGACCTAAGAACTTCCACATGTTTCGATGTGTGGCAAGGTACGGATACAAAGATTTGCACAAGAAAGATGAGGACTTCGAGAAAAAGCTTTTCCACAATCTTTTTGTGTTTGTTAAGCTGGAGTCTATGATGGAAGGATGCTCAGATTCAGATGACTACAGTTTATATGAACAACAAACTGAGAGAGAAGGCCTACTATTGAACAATAATGCAAACACAGCATCATTGAATATGGATCCAACAGTTTCATCTGTGGATTCTATAGTTTCAGTTACATCTCCATCTCACTTGAATGCTACTGTTAGGTCCTCTGGTCATGTAAGCAGCCAAACTGAGGTTGATGAAGTTGAGTTTTTAAACAGCTGCAGAGAGGCTGGGGTGGTTCACATACTCGGAAACACAGTTGTGAGGGCTAGTAGGGATTCAAGATTCTACAAGAAAATAGCTGTGGATTATGTATATGCATTTCTCAGGAAGATATGCAGAGAAAATAGTGTGATCTTCAATGTTCCTCATGAGAGTCTCTTAAATGTTGGTCAGGTTTTCTATGTATAG
- the LOC137821215 gene encoding potassium transporter 11-like isoform X2 — MGALSLIIYSLTLVPLLKYVLIVLRANDNGQGGTLALYSLLCRHANIRTIPNQHRTDEELTTYSRSTIREKSFAAKTKRWLEEQAYYKDIILILALVGTCMVIGDGILTPAISVLSAVGGIKVNHADLSNEVVVLVAVVILVGLFSMQHYGTDRVGWLFAPVVLLWFLLIGGIGIFNICKYDSSVLKAFSPVYIYRYLRRGGKDGWTSLGGILLSITGTEALFADLAHFPVSSVQIAFTLLVFPCLLLAYSGQAAYLMHNLDHSQDAFYRSIPDKIYWPVFVVATAAAIVASQATISATFSIIKQANAHGCFPRIKVVHTSKKFLGQIYIPDINWILMILCIAVTAGFKNQSQIGNAYGTAVVLVMLVTTLLMILIMILVWRCHWILVVVFTGLSLIVECTYFSAVLFKVDQGGWAPLAIAGAFLLIMYVWHYGTVKRYEFEMHSKVSMTWILGLGPSLGLVRVPGIGLVYTELASGVPHIFSHFITNLPAIHSVVVFVCVKYLPVYTVPEDERFLVKRIGPKNFHMFRCVARYGYKDLHKKDEDFEKKLFHNLFVFVKLESMMEGCSDSDDYSLYEQQTEREGLLLNNNANTASLNMDPTVSSVDSIVSVTSPSHLNATVRSSGHVSSQTEVDEVEFLNSCREAGVVHILGNTVVRASRDSRFYKKIAVDYVYAFLRKICRENSVIFNVPHESLLNVGQVFYV, encoded by the exons ATGGGAGCTCTTTCTTTGATTATATACTCTCTTACTCTGGTGCCGCTGCTCAAATATGTTCTTATTGTACTACGAGCTAATGATAATGGTCAAG GTGGAACATTGGCTCTTTATTCCTTGCTCTGTCGACATGCAAATATTAGAACCATTCCCAACCAGCATCGTACGGATGAAGAGCTAACAACATATAGTCGGTCTACCATCCGTGAAAAGTCATTTGCTGCAAAAACCAAGAGATGGTTAGAGGAACAAGCTTATTATAAAGATATCATTCTTATTCTTGCCCTTGTTGGTACCTGCATGGTGATTGGAGATGGTATTCTTACCCCAGCTATATCTG TTTTATCTGCGGTTGGTGGCATCAAGGTAAATCACGCAGATTTGAGTAACG AAGTAGTGGTGCTGGTTGCTGTTGTTATACTAGTTGGGTTATTCAGCATGCAACATTACGGAACAGATAGAGTTGGTTGGCTCTTCGCTCCAGTTGTCCTTCTTTGGTTTCTCCTAATTGGAGGCATAGGCATCTTCAACATCTGTAAATATGACAGCAGTGTTCTAAAAGCTTTTTCACCAGTGTATATATACCGCTATCTAAGACGAGGAGGTAAAGATGGTTGGACTTCCCTTGGTGGAATTTTGCTCAGCATAACAG GGACAGAGGCTCTTTTTGCTGACTTAGCCCACTTTCCAGTCTCTTCTGTACAGATTGCATTTACTCTCCTAGTGTTTCCTTGCCTTCTTTTAGCCTACTCTGGACAAGCTGCTTACCTTATGCATAACTTGGACCATTCACAAGATGCGTTTTATCGTTCTATTCCAG ACAAAATATACTGGCCAGTATTTGTTGTTGCAACAGCAGCAGCTATAGTTGCAAGCCAGGCCACAATATCTGCAACCTTCTCAATTATTAAGCAAGCCAATGCTCATGGATGTTTCCCGAGAATAAAAGTTGTTCATACATCAAAGAAGTTCCTTGGCCAGATATACATTCCAGATATCAATTGGATCCTTATGATTCTATGCATTGCTGTTACAGCTGGGTTTAAAAATCAGAGTCAAATTGGAAATGCATATG GTACTGCAGTTGTACTAGTGATGCTGGTTACAACATTGCTTATGATTTTAATCATGATATTAGTGTGGCGCTGCCATTGGATTCTGGTTGTGGTGTTCACTGGCTTATCACTGATTGTGGAATGCACATACTTCTCTGCTGTACTCTTCAAAGTTGATCAAGGTGGATGGGCTCCCCTTGCAATTGCTGGAGCATTTCTTCTGATCATGTATGTATGGCATTATGGCACAGTGAAACGCTATGAGTTTGAAATGCACAGTAAGGTGTCAATGACATGGATTCTTGGACTTGGACCAAGTTTAGGACTTGTTCGTGTACCAGGAATAGGCCTGGTATACACAGAGCTTGCAAGTGGAGTACCCCACATATTTTCTCACTTCATCACAAACCTACCAGCCATCCATTCTGTTGTTGTTTTTGTATGTGTGAAGTATCTTCCTGTCTACACTGTCCCAGAAGATGAAAGGTTCCTTGTCAAGAGAATTGGACCTAAGAACTTCCACATGTTTCGATGTGTGGCAAGGTACGGATACAAAGATTTGCACAAGAAAGATGAGGACTTCGAGAAAAAGCTTTTCCACAATCTTTTTGTGTTTGTTAAGCTGGAGTCTATGATGGAAGGATGCTCAGATTCAGATGACTACAGTTTATATGAACAACAAACTGAGAGAGAAGGCCTACTATTGAACAATAATGCAAACACAGCATCATTGAATATGGATCCAACAGTTTCATCTGTGGATTCTATAGTTTCAGTTACATCTCCATCTCACTTGAATGCTACTGTTAGGTCCTCTGGTCATGTAAGCAGCCAAACTGAGGTTGATGAAGTTGAGTTTTTAAACAGCTGCAGAGAGGCTGGGGTGGTTCACATACTCGGAAACACAGTTGTGAGGGCTAGTAGGGATTCAAGATTCTACAAGAAAATAGCTGTGGATTATGTATATGCATTTCTCAGGAAGATATGCAGAGAAAATAGTGTGATCTTCAATGTTCCTCATGAGAGTCTCTTAAATGTTGGTCAGGTTTTCTATGTATAG
- the LOC137821216 gene encoding ATP-dependent zinc metalloprotease FTSH 2, chloroplastic-like, whose protein sequence is MAASLASLGGSGLYTQSNKIILGKEVNGRYLFSSHRLSSLNKESKTTSVQASLDQRKHEGRRGLLKLLNVGVGLPVLLGSGKAYAADEQGASSSRMSYSRFLEYLDKDRVEKVDLYENGTSATVEAVSPELGNRVQRVRVQLPGLSQELLQKFREKNIDFAAHNGQEETGSPLANLIGNLAFPLILIGGLFFLSRRSSGGVGGPGGSGFPLAFGQSKAKFQMEPNTGVTFDDVAGVDEAKQDFMEVVEFLKKPERFTAVGARIPKGVLLVGPPGTGKTLLAKAIAGEAGVPFFSISGSEFVEMFVGVGASRVRDLFKKAKENAPCIVFVDEIDAVGRQRGTGIGGGNDEREQTLNQLLTEMDGFEGNTGIIVIAATNRADILDSALLRPGRFDRQVTVDVPDIRGRTEILKVHGSNKKFEADVSLEVIAMRTPGFSGADLANLLNEAAILAGRRGKAAIASKEIDDSIDRIVAGMEGTVMTDGKSKSLVAYHEVGHAICGTLTPGHDPVQKVTLVPRGQARGLTWFIPADDPTLISKQQLFARIVGGLGGRAAEEVIFGEPEVTTGAAGDLQQITGLAKQMVTTFGMSDIGPWSLMDSSSQSADVIMRMMARNSMSEKLAEDIDAAVKRISDEAYEIALSQIRNNREAIDKIVEVLLEKETMSGDEFRALLSEFVEIPAENRVPPSIPSPVTV, encoded by the exons ATGGCAGCATCATTGGCATCCCTTGGTGGGAGTGGTTTATACACACAgagtaataaaataattcttgGCAAGGAAGTCAATGGAAGATATCTCTTCTCATCTCACAGGCTTTCATCATTGAATAAGGAATCGAAGACAACATCTGTCCAGGCATCATTGGATCAAAGAAAACATGAAGGAAGAAGAGGATTATTGAAATTGTTGAATGTCGGAGTTGGCTTACCTGTACTATTAGGAAGTGGGAAAGCTTATGCTGCTGATGAACAAGGGGCATCCTCCTCCAGAATGTCTTATTCTAGATTTCTTGAGTATTTGGACAAGGATAGAGTTGAAAAAGTGGATCTATATGAGAATGGAACCTCGGCTACCGTGGAGGCTGTATCTCCTGAGTTGGGTAATAGAGTGCAGCGAGTGCGTGTTCAACTTCCTGGACTTAGCCAAGAGCTCCTTCAGAAATTCAGGGAAAAGAACATTGACTTTGCAGCACATAATGGCCAAGAAGAGACAGGTTCTCCGTTAGCTAATCTGATTGGGAACCTGGCTTTCCCTCTAATTTTGATTGGAGGATTGTTCTTTCTCTCAAGACGATCATCAGGAGGAGTGGGAGGTCCTGGTGGGTCAGGCTTTCCTCTTGCTTTTGGTCAATCCAAAGCCAAGTTTCAAATGGAGCCTAATACTGGAGTGACATTTGACGATGTTGCTGGAGTGGATGAAGCCAAGCAGGATTTTATGGAGGTGGTGGAATTTCTTAAAAAGCCTGAGAGATTCACTGCTGTTGGGGCTCGCATACCAAAAGGTGTTCTTCTTGTTGGTCCTCCTGGAACTGGGAAGACACTTTTAGCAAAGGCTATTGCAGGTGAAGCAGGTGTCCCATTTTTTTCAATCTCAGGTTCTGAGTTTGTAGAGATGTTTGTTGGTGTTGGTGCTTCTCGAGTTCGCGATTTATTCAAGAAGGCCAAAGAGAATGCTCCATGCATTGTTTTTGTTGATGAAATTGATGCTGTTGGAAGGCAAAGGGGTACTGGAATTGGTGGAGGGAATGATGAAAGAGAACAGACCCTCAACCAACTTTTGACAGAAATGGATGGATTTGAGGGTAATACGGGTATCATTGTCATTGCAGCTACTAACAGGGCTGACATTCTTGATTCTGCATTGTTAAGGCCAGGCCGATTTGATAGACAG GTGACAGTTGATGTTCCAGATATTCGGGGAAGGACTGAAATTTTAAAAGTTCATGGTAGTAATAAAAAGTTTGAAGCTGACGTTTCACTTGAGGTAATTGCTATGAGAACACCTGGTTTTAGTGGGGCAGATCTGGCAAACCTTCTGAATGAAGCTGCTATATTGGCTGGTCGGCGTGGAAAGGCAGCTATTGCATCCAAAGAGATTGATGATTCTATTGATAGGATTGTGGCTGGAATGGAAGGAACAGTGATGACAGATGGGAAGAGCAAAAGCTTAGTGGCTTATCATGAAGTAGGGCATGCTATTTGTGG AACTTTGACTCCTGGTCATGATCCTGTACAAAAAGTAACCTTGGTTCCTCGCGGGCAAGCTCGAGGCCTTACCTGGTTTATTCCTGCTGATGACCCAACTCTGATCTCCAAGCAACAACTCTTCGCAAGAATTGTTGGTGGACTAGGTGGCAGAGCAGCAGAGGAAGTTATTTTTGGTGAGCCTGAGGTTACCACTGGAGCAGCTGGTGATTTGCAGCAAATAACCGGTTTGGCCAAACAG ATGGTAACCACATTTGGAATGTCTGATATTGGTCCTTGGTCACTCATGGACTCATCGTCTCAAAGTGCAGATGTGATCATGAGAATGATGGCAAGAAATTCAATGTCAGAAAAGCTTGCTGAAGACATTGATGCTGCTGTAAAGAGAATTTCAGATGAAGCATATGAAATTGCATTGAGCCAAATAAGGAACAACCGAGAAGCAATTGATAAGATTGTGGAAGTTTTACTGGAGAAGGAGACAATGAGTGGAGATGAATTCCGAGCTCTCCTATCCGAGTTTGTTGAAATTCCTGCTGAAAATCGGGTCCCTCCTTCAATACCCTCACCAGTTACTGTTTGA
- the LOC137821317 gene encoding eukaryotic initiation factor 4A-3 has translation MATTSVVPANRRRAVNAADDMDFETTEGVKAIASFEEMGIKDDLLRGIYQYGFEKPSAIQQRAVTPIIQGRDVIAQAQSGTGKTSMIALTVCQVVDTSVREVQALILSPTRELASQTEKVILAIGDFINIQAHACIGGKSVGEDIRKLEYGVHVVSGTPGRVCDMIKRRTLRTRAIKMLVLDESDEMLSRGFKDQIYDVYRYLPPDLQVCLISATLPHEILEMTNKFMTDPVRILVKRDELTLEGIKQFFVAVEREEWKFDTLCDLYDTLTITQAVIFCNTKRKVDWLTEKMRNNNFTVSSMHGDMPQKERDAIMGEFRAGTTRVLITTDVWARGLDVQQVSLVINYDLPNNRELYIHRIGRSGRFGRKGVAINFVKSDDIKILRDIEQYYSTQIDEMPMNVADLI, from the exons ATGGCAACGACGTCGGTGGTGCCGGCGAACCGGCGGAGGGCGGTGAATGCGGCGGATGATATGGACTTCGAGACGACGGAAGGTGTGAAGGCGATTGCGAGCTTCGAGGAGATGGGGATTAAGGACGATCTGCTCCGTGGAATCTACCAGTACGGCTTCGAGAAGCCCTCTGCTATACAGCAACGGGCGGTCACGCCAATCATCCAGGGCCGTGACGTCATCGCCCAGGCCCAATCCGGAACTGGCAAAACCTCCATGATTGCCCTCACCGTTTGCCAAGTCGTCGATACCTCCGTTAGAGA AGTTCAGGCCTTGATATTATCTCCAACAAGGGAACTGGCCTCACAGACTGAGAAGGTCATATTGGCTATTGGAGATTTCATTAACATACAAGCACATGCTTGCATTGGAGGTAAAAGTGTGGGTGAAGATATTAGGAAACTTGAGTATGGAGTTCATGTGGTGTCTGGAACTCCTGGCCGAGTCTGTGACATGATCAAAAGGAGAACATTGCGCACAAGGGCTATCAAGATGCTAGTTCTT GACGAATCTGATGAGATGTTGAGCAGAGGATTTAAGGATCAAATTTATGACGTGTATAGATATCTCCCACCTGACCTTCAG GTTTGCTTGATTTCTGCTACCCTTCCTCATGAAATACTGGAAATGACAAACAAATTCATGACCGATCCTGTAAGGATCCTTGTAAAACGTGATGAATTGACATTGGAG GGCATCAAGCAATTTTTTGTTGCAGTTGAAAGGGAGGAATGGAAGTTTGATACCCTGTGTGATCTTTATGATACCCTCACAATCACTCAAGCTGTTATATTCTGTAACACTAAGCGGAAG GTGGACTGGTTAACTGAAAAAATGCGTAACAATAATTTCACAGTCTCATCTATGCATGGTGACATGCCTCAGAAAGAAAGAGATGCTATTATGGGAGAATTCCGTGCTGGAACAACTCGGGTACTAATAACAACTGATGTTTGGGCCCGTGGTCTTGATGTACAGCAG GTGTCTCTAGTTATCAATTATGACCTTCCAAACAATCGAGAGCTTTACATTCATCGAATTGGTCGCTCTGGACGTTTTGGACGAAAG GGTGTTGCGATAAATTTTGTGAAGAGTGATGACATCAAGATCTTGAGAGACATTGAGCAATACTACAGTACTCAGATTGATGAAATGCCCATGAATGTTGCTGATCTTATATAA
- the LOC137822974 gene encoding protein RGF1 INDUCIBLE TRANSCRIPTION FACTOR 1 yields the protein MVREKRDMISTSRGCGGGDMNEKPAWLERLMAETFFGACGVHEDRRKNEKNVFCLHCCLSICPHCLSSHRSHPLLQVRRYVYHDVIRLDDLEKLVDCSNIQPYTINSAKVIFLNQRPQSRTCKGPANACFTCDRILQEPFHFCSLSCKVDYMVYAGESLSDILHRFDESDFAISQFEGLRVDGGSEVIDEDTQIAPSCSYSNTEATSNSVISCEANNNVKKGKGNTFLPGIVLSLGSRRKGAPHRAPLS from the exons atggtgagagagaagagagaCATGATCTCAACATCAAGAGGGTGTGGTGGGGGAGACATGAATGAGAAACCTGCATGGCTAGAGAGGTTGATGGCTGAGACATTCTTTGGTGCTTGTGGGGTCCACGAGGATCGAAGGAAGAACGAGAAGAACGTCTTTTGCTTGCACTGTTGCCTTAGCATCTGCCCCCACTGCCTCTCTTCCCACCGTTCTCACCCTCTACTCCAG GTGCGAAGGTATGTTTACCACGACGTGATTCGATTAGACGATCTGGAAAAACTCGTTGATTGTTCCAATATTCAG CCCTATACTATAAACAGTGCCAAAGTAATATTCTTAAATCAGAGGCCACAATCAAGGACATGCAAAGGTCCTGCCAATGCTTGCTTCACTTGTGACAGGATTCTTCAGGAGCCATTTCATTTCTGTTCTCTATCATGCAAG GTTGATTACATGGTGTACGCGGGTGAAAGCTTGTCGGACATTTTACATCGATTCGATGAATCTGATTTTGCAATATCGCAGTTCGAGGGTTTAAGAGTGGATGGTGGTTCAGAGGTAATTGATGAAGATACCCAAATTGCCCCTAGCTGCTCTTACTCCAACACTGAGGCCACAAGCAATTCCGTAATTTCATGTGAAGCTAATAACAACGTGAAGAAGGGCAAGGGCAACACCTTCCTTCCAGGGATAGTCCTTTCTCTTGGCAGTAGAAGAAAGGGTGCCCCTCATAGGGCCCCTCTCTCCTGA